The Echinicola jeungdonensis genome segment CCTTTTTATCCTTATTTATTTCAGTGGCTTTGACCTGGCTCCAGGGCACATTGAGATCCCGAACATCATCATTTTTGTTGAAATAAATCAATAAAAATGGAATAATGAAAAATGTAAGCAGGATATAGGCAAAGCCTACAAATTTCATCTTTGCTGATTTTTTACCAAAATAGATGGCCAATTTTACTGGAATATTCCGGATAGCAGAAAAAGGTAAAAATATCAAAGCCCCTATCAGGTTGAAAAGAAAATGAACTATGGCTATGGTTATGGCAGCATCTGTTTTAAAAATTGCTGCAATGGCGGCAGTAACAGTTGTTCCAATATTGGCTCCAATGATAAAAGGAAACACCCTGGTCAGGGATATTTTCTTGGTTGCTACCGCTGGGACCATCAGAGAGGTGGTAACGGTGCTGGACTGTACGGCAGCAGTGATGAAAAAACCATAAGCAAATGATCTGAAGGGAAGTTTAAAGATGTGTTTGCTGACTTTAATAAAACTTTTAGATATAAAAGCTTTATAAACGGTTCCCGAAAGCAACTTAATGGACAAAAATATCGACAATACACTGAGTAAAAGAGAAGCAATGGGAAAGTTAACCAATTCCACCAATTGGTTGGCCCAGCTCCTGGTAAAAGCAATATGAAGGGAGAAACTGCCATCAAATCCACTTTTTCCATCGAAAAAAGTAATCGTAATATAATGGGCCAATTCACTTAATAAACCAAAATAAACTTCCAGTGGCAGCAGGATTATTACGGTGATGATATTGAAAAGATCGTGCAAAACACCTGCTGACAAGGCTTTTTTGTACTCACTTTTTTTCATGATGTAAGTGAAGGATACCAGAGTGGATGTAATTGTAGTTCCAATATTGGCCCCCATGACCAAGGGGACTGCTTGCATTGTGGATAAACTTCCCGACGCTACCACTGCTACTACCATTGCGGTAACGGTACTACTGGATTGGATCAGGGCCGTCATCAGCAAGCCGATAAATAATCCCACAAAGGGATTGTTGGTAGCCATAAAAATCTTGTTGGCCACCTCATTGTTCATATGGAGGAGAGAAACAGTCAATAAATCAATGGAGAAAATAAACAAAACAAATGCAAAAAGCATTTGTCCAACCATGATCCATTTGTTGCTATATTTTTTTTCCTGAACTAATTCCATCCTTGACCTTAGATCACCTAAATTAATGAGGCAAGTTATATAATTTTTGAACAAAAAAAGGGAGGCAAGATTAGAATGTTCCCTTTGTAATATTAAGCTTATGTTAACTAATTAGGTGATAAGATAACCAAGGTTAAAATGGTGGGGAAATTGTTGTGGATATTAAATTTTGATGTGTTACTGTTTTTTGTAATTTTGTTTTACAATTAAAAAATTTTCTTCCGTTTATCACAATAAATATTAGGGAATATTGAATTGGTCGGTTTATTTAACAATTTGTTAATACACAACTCCAATAATCTTCCTTAACTTTGCGGCCAAATAAAAAATGGCCCAATACAAATCTATGGCTAGATTAAAAGATCAAAACATCAACCAGGCAGCATTATCAAAGGCCGCTTATTCCATTTTTGATTTTTCTAAAAAGCAAAAAACCTTTTTGCTAGTACTCTGTATACTAGTGTCCATTGCAGGTTTTATCACCGAATACACCTATGCCGCCATGTGGTTTGGTTTTACCTTAGCGGCTTATTCCGCAATTGGTAATGACAGTATCCAGACCATCGGGACATTTATTGCTTCCAATCAAAAAAGGAAGTGGTATTGGTTGTGGCTGTTCATGGGAGGAATTTTTGTTGCCACGGCCATTTACAGTTGGGTTGTGTACAATGGAGATGTCACCTATCAACGCCTTCATGTAAAAGGCTTGGACAAAGCTCCTGAGGAATTTGTTTTTCTCCAATTGGCTTCACCCATTGTACTGATGGTAATGACCAGGATGCGGATGCCGGTATCCACAACTTTCCTATTGCTCAATGTCTTTACCTATAGCTCAGGTACCATTGGTAAGGTGGTTCAAAAAAGTTTAATGGGCTATGTATTGGCCTTCTTTATAGCCATTGCCGTCTGGTTTGTACTGGAAAAATTTGTGAAAGGCTATTTGAAAGGGAAAACCAGGTCTTACTGGTATGGGCTGCAATGGATTACTTCAGGCTCTCTTTGGGCCCTATGGTTAATGCAGGATGCCGCCAATATTGCCGTGTTCCTTCCTCGACAGCTTAATATATATGAATTTATTGCTTATGCCGGCTTTGTGTTTATTGGAATGGGCTTCCTCTTTTATTTTAAAGGGGACAGGATACAAAAGATTGTCAATGAAAAAACCCAGGTGACTGATGTAAGGGCTGCGACCATAGTGGATTTTGTATACTGTATATTGTTGTTTTACTTTAAAATGTACAACAATGTTCCGATGAGTACAACCTGGGTATTTATTGGTCTATTGGGTGGAAGGGAATTGTCCATAGCTTTTGCCAAATCCAAAAAACTCAAGAAAAGAAAAGCAAGATTGGTAAGGGCATACCGGTTGGCAAGGAATGATATGTACAAAGCCTTGATTGGATTAATAGTCTCCCTGATATTGGCTTTAATCATCAATGAAGGGATCAGAAAAGAAATAATAGAATTGTTATTCTAAGATAATTTGAAGCGGCCTTCGAGCCGCTTTTTTTTGCTTTAAAAAGATATTTCTGCAAATATTAAGGGCTTGGCTTTTGTAGAAAAAACAGCATTTCCTTTTTCGATAATTTTCTGGCAAGTAAAAAATTGGCCTTAAATAAATTACATCCGGAAATTTACTTTTTGCCTTTTGCTGGACATAATTCCTATCCTGTTGCTTTG includes the following:
- a CDS encoding Na/Pi symporter, which translates into the protein MELVQEKKYSNKWIMVGQMLFAFVLFIFSIDLLTVSLLHMNNEVANKIFMATNNPFVGLFIGLLMTALIQSSSTVTAMVVAVVASGSLSTMQAVPLVMGANIGTTITSTLVSFTYIMKKSEYKKALSAGVLHDLFNIITVIILLPLEVYFGLLSELAHYITITFFDGKSGFDGSFSLHIAFTRSWANQLVELVNFPIASLLLSVLSIFLSIKLLSGTVYKAFISKSFIKVSKHIFKLPFRSFAYGFFITAAVQSSTVTTSLMVPAVATKKISLTRVFPFIIGANIGTTVTAAIAAIFKTDAAITIAIVHFLFNLIGALIFLPFSAIRNIPVKLAIYFGKKSAKMKFVGFAYILLTFFIIPFLLIYFNKNDDVRDLNVPWSQVKATEINKDKKELMDLEK